gaggaaaagtaccttaatccctttgtataagaacaaaggcgatgtccaagattgtgccaactatcggggaatcaaattaatgagtcacactatgaaactttgggagcgagtgattgaacaaaggctaaggaggacggtgaagatctcggaaaaccagtttggctttatgccgggaagatcaactatggaagccatccatctaatgagacaattaatggagcactatcgaaataagaagaaagacttgcatatggttttcattgacttggagaaagcatatgataaggtaccaagggaagtactttggtgggccttgataaggaaaggcatttcgcggaaatatattgacatcataaaggacatgtatgagggagtatgcacgagtgtacgtactagtgttgggaaaactgaagagtttcctattacgattggagtgcatcaaggttccgcactaagcccatttctttttgccatcgttatggatgaactaacaagttcacttcaagatggtataccatggtgcatgctgtttgcagatgatattgtgttggttgatgagacgaaagaaggagtggagatgaagttggaactatggaggcaaactctagaatctagaggctttaagttgagtcgaagtaagacagaatatttggagtgtaagtttagcggccgtaggagtagggaggcagggacaatcaccctagatgggagagttgttcaggcctcggattgcttccggtatttaggatctattatccaaacggatggagaagtagatggagatgttgcccataggattaaagctggttggtcgaagtggaagagtgctacgggtttcctttgtgatcccggcatgcctaatagattgaagggaaaattctaccggaaggcaattagaccagcattgttatatggtacggagtgttgggcagtgaaacactgccacatccataagatgtcggtggcggagatgcgtatgttgagatggatgtgtggtcacacgagaaaggaccgggtgcgtaatgaaataattaggacaaaagtaggggttacatctattgagaataaaatgagagaaaaccgactaaggtggtttggccatgtgagacgtagagcgcttgatgcgccggttaggagaaccgaagagtggcaaagggatgtagtggtgaggggtaggggaagacctaagcaaacttggaggagggtgatcgagagtgatatgagtttattgggaattgaggaaaatatggtagtggataggacggagtggagggagcgaatctgtgtcgctgacacgacttgattttcacggttttatatgatggttcatgttagccgaccccgaatcatttcgggactaaggctttgttgttgttgttgttgttgttgtatttaaagttaaaaatggttaatattttacttttttataatattttgaatttgatctGAATCTTACGATTCGGTTCGATTCACGAGTCCAGATTCACAAAATGATGATTTCGAGTCAcgagtcgaatctcgatttAGCAACTATGGCTCATAGTATTTCATTATTCTGAttggatctttctctctcttctctcttgaGTTTTTCTATGCCTTATCAATTGTATCTCGACGAAGGCAAGTTATGTCTATCTGACTGGTTTTTTCTCCACAGTGTATGGGTGTTATTCAGCTCGGAGGCGATGTCGGTTGCATGATAAGTGAAGGTCCTTGGATTTTTGTTGGTGTACCATATCATGTTAAGGTTGGTTACAGGCTAAATACCTTCACTTTCTTGTATAGCAATGATATGTTGTCTCATATATATTGGCTCTTATAGATTATAATTGAGATATTTATGTCATGAATCATCGATTTGCAGGCGTAAACTTTGTGGAATGATTTTTCTGTCATTGATTTGGATTTAAATGATGATTTTGCAGGCGTGGAATACACAAACTAACGCTGATTTAAGTCTTACTGGACCTGTAGGACAAGTTTATGCTCTGGTTGTGGGTAATGACTTGCTCTTTGCGGGTACACAGGTAAGCTGTTCATGtaaaagcatttttttttttaaatattacttATTACCAAAGTTTTTAGATACAAATTTCTGACAAAGAAAAACTCCACTTATCTAGCCTTGCCATCGTATGAAATATGTTCATGGTTTTATGGCATATGAAAATTGTTTGTGCTTGATATTCCTTTCTTGTTTCAAAAACAGCATTTCACCCTTATTAgttacatgtttttttatgcAGGATGGATCAATATTGGCATGGAAATATAATCCAGCTACCTCCAATTTTGAACCAGCTGCATCACTTACAGGTCACACCGCTTCAGTTGTCTCATTAGTTGTTGGAGCTAATAGACTTTATTCTGGTTCCATGGACAAGACTATTAAGGTAAGCTGGTGGCATCATCATTCATCACATCTTCCTATTCAAGCATACTACTTGATATAATATCTGAAATGCTCTTTATAGTAAACTATGCTACTATGCTTAGTTTTTTCCTTAATATGCTTTCatgcttcttttattttttattttttaaagattAATATGTTTCATGCTTTTCTTTTAATGGCCGCTTCTTCTATTAGGTGTGGAATCTTGAAACGCTGCAATGTGTACAAACACTCACAGATCACTCTTCAGTTGTTATGTCTGTTCTTTGTTGGGATCAATTTCTTTTGTCATGTTCATTGGATCAAACAATTAAGGTTTGTATAACATCCGGTTCATATGTTGCTCTTTGTTATTTGGTATTGGGATGATATTATTCATTTGGTCCTATTTGTACATTTCTCAAGGTATGGGCTGCTACGGAGAGTGGGAACTTGGAAGTAACATACACTCACAAAGAAGAGCatgtaagttttttttatttcataaaatcTGAGATGCATATAGCATTTTGAACGGTGCTGTTAATTTAATTTGTTGAAATGCTAATGAATTTGAGTTTAGGCGTACTTTCAACTGTTATGCTTTTGATATGGGTTTGTTTCTAATTTTTGAACTTCTCTTAAGTCATCTTGGTATATCCTCCAGTTCCAAGTGCAAGTTGTGAGATGCCGTATATGTCATGAACATGAATATAGAATGCATACATTTTCATGTATATCATCTAAATTAATTGATTGGTCTAGAATGAAATGCGACAAAAGCAGTGATAACATTTGATATGAAGTGTATTGTTGAACTAGAGGGAAGCTTGAAGTTTGGATGATGTTGGAGTCTAGTAGATATTTTATGTTCTTTCTAGctattaaagtgtttatttgCACGTACTCATTTTATCAAATGCATTCCTTGCTTCTAGTTTGTTATATGTAAGCAGTGGTATGGAATTTGAACATAGTTCCTCTAGTAAAATTGGTGGTTGGCATTCTATCCGAATCTATATTGGGGGAATGATGGTTATTGCTGTGCTGTTGACTATGCCTTAAAGGTTGTTAAATTAGTTTTCTGTAGAACTATGTTAATGGTTGGCAGATGTGAACTGTCTGCTTCTAGTATTATGGCTTATGACTGTCTAATCGATGTGGCTAATCCATTTGGTCGCTTGGAGTATAGGTAGATTCAGTATCTCCATTGCGGCTGCATTTTTTGAAATGTCAAATATATTATTGTGATTAGTATCTATGATTTGCATGTTGCAGGGCCTGCTTACCTTGTGTGGGCTGCATGATTTCGAAGGGAAGCCGATATTGCTATGCTCTTGTAATGATAACTCAGTCCGACTATTTGATCTACCATCGTAAGTTTTCAGCAATTGAAGGTTAGTGTCTATTGATTATCATTATGCGTTATTCTAATACTTTTGTTCCCTCATTTTCTCAAATAGGTTTCAAGAACGGGGTAAAATATTTGCTAAACAGGAGATTCGTGCAATTCAGACTGGTCCTGCCGGTTTGTTTTTTACTGGAGATGGAACTGGTCAAGTGAGAGTGTGGAAATGTGTAGCTGAACCAACTCCCACAGCCTGATAGATCCTTTCTCCACGTATCGTTTTGGGCCTTTTTATTAGATTCCTTAAATTTATTCTTTTCTTGGGGTCTTTCTATAGTCTGAGGAAGGAGTAATAAGATAAGAATGCCAGTTTTGGGCTCCTAGAGTTAGATTGTGCAATAGTAGTTTATTATATAGAAGGAAGAGTTACGTGGCTTGTACCAAAGTTTTTTCACAGTTGACAGACTAGACTGTCTATCTCACTCGACTATAACTCTTATTTACTGAGATTATAACACTTAACTAATATCAATATACGCTCAATGCTTTGAAGAGGTTTGGCATATGGGAAGCCCTTAGTTGGCTTAAAAGAAGAGGTTTGACGGGCAGTCTAGTTTTCGGTCTGCTTATAGTCTTATTATTGATGACTGCAAATCTCTGTGACTCCTTTTCTGATGTGGCTATCACGTTTATTGGCGTTCTGCGAATGATGTTGCTCGTTATTAGCTTGAGCAGAACATTCTATGCCAGAATGTTTGGAATGGATTATGTGTCCTGCAGATTTTATTAAACATACTTTGTACTTTGATTTCCATTAATGAAAGTTCtctttgtttaaaaaaaaaaagtatttgaaGTATTCATTCTGATTTTTTGAAGCTGTAACATGGCTTGGAGTGTGACTAGAGATACCTTTTCTACTGTCTTTCGGTACCTTAATTATGACGATCCTTAATACGATACATGATCgtgaaatatcaatttaactCTGTAAACTGCAATTTAACTCTGTAAATTGCGTGAAAGTAAGATAAGCCAAACTTAAAAAATGTGCATGGAAGATTCCATATGATTGACTTGGGGTTTAATAAAGCACTATTGGTCACTTAATACTTGATCTACGTCTTTGTTTCTTAATCTAATCTAGTCATTTCATGATATTTACctcttaaatttatttaaaatgttgTTCTTTGTTTGTTGAcctattatttaataatatttgtcTCATCATCTAAAAATTGGTTAAATCTTATGATAAGTTAACAGTTAtgttaattgataaatttatcaAAGCTGAGATCTCAACAATTTTAAGGGGGTAAAGAGGCTAATGTTGCCAAATATTACCAGAGCACAATTTAAGCCTTGAATTGGGTGTATGAATCTAAGACGCAATAAGCTAGAAAATGCAATATTTAGTTTTCTTTGCATTAGCAAATCATGTTTGCATTCATTCAAGCAAAGGAAATGTAGGCTTTTGGCCAAACAAATTTTAACCATGCATCTCTCTGTAACTTGAAACAAGCTTTTTCAACAAGCATAATTTATTAACCATATCTCAAGTTCACTTTTCAACTATAACAATCCATGCTGAGTTCATTTAACATTAAGCCACATTCTTTTTAAATCAAAACCATGTAAAATGCCTTTACAGATTAAACATGACCTTAATTGCAGTACCCCCACGAGCACTAGTTTCAAATGCATCTTCAACCTCCTTCTGTGAGAACCCAAACCTATGTGTTATAAGAGGCTTCACATCAATCTTACCACTCCTCAAGAATTCAATACATAGAGGCCACGTGTTCTTATATCGAAACACCCCAACCACATCAACCTCCCTGCAAAAACGAAACAATACATAGAGGCGTTCATTCATAATCTAGAGCAGGGTAGTTTCGTGCCTCTGGCTTTCCAACCAAGCACGATGACCAAAAGGCATAAAAAAGAAGGTACCTTGCTGCAGCTGGTGTAAGAGGGACAGTCATCTCATTATGGCCCATTCCCACAAGACAAACTTTGCCACCAGACTTAGTAGCACTTAGAGCAGTTGACATTGTTTTGTTAAAGCCTGCACAATCAAAGGTAACATCTACTCCACTTCCCCCCATTGCTTTTTGTATCAGCACAACTTCATCAGCTATGTCCTGAAAAACATCTGATTTTAGAACTTTGTTTTACCAACAAATGATAAGTTTTGTTCAAAATATGGAAACCTGAATATTTGTTGAAACTTTAACAATCCCATCAGCTCCGAGATCCTTGGCAACTGATAAACGATAGTCATCCACATCGACGATGATAATTCTGGGTGCTCCGAAAGCTCTAGCTGCCAGCATTGTGACAAGGCCTATTGGTCCAGCACCCATCACTAGCACATTTGTTTCTGGACCAATGTTAGCTCTTCTACAAGCATGGACACCGACGCTTAATGGCTCGCACATTGCCCCCTCTTCCAAGCTCACATTGTCTGGCAATTTAAAGCACAAATCTGCAGGATGCACCACCTGTTAAGAACAAAGATGCAACCTTTAGCTCATGCTCTAAGTAAAGATGCAACCCTTAGCACTGGCTCTAAACAAAGATGCAACCTATGCTTGTGTACCTGATTGGCAAGAGAACCATGAATTGGGGGAGTTGCAAAAAACTTCATATCAGGGCATAGATTGTATTGACCGTCTTTGCAAAAGCTGCATCGCCAGCAGCTGATGCCTGGTTCTAATGCCACGCGGTCGCCTGGCACCAGATTCTTGACTGCATCTCCAACCTCCTCAACGATCCCAGCACATTCGTGCCCGATCACCATTGGCTCCTTCACTACAAAGTGTGCACATTGCAAGGTCTACCACAAAGACATGATTATATTAAGAAAACAATGACGCATTCaattttgatgatcatgtctgCCTAATTCATTCATCATCACAGACAATTAGGGGTTAAATGCACATAAGCTGTTTAATTATGTTACCTTGAGATAGTGAACATCACTTCCACAGATACCAACAGCTTTCATCCTTACTCTGACATCATAGGGTCCttaattaaacaaataaagTATCAGTTTCACTGAATTGATCAAAAGGGTTTTCAGATAAACAAGTCAtagattgattgattaattagCAGTTTGGTTAATAGAATCAATTTGAATATGTTGATATAATTGatcaaagaaaaaagagaaagagataggTAAAAGTACCAAGAGAAGGAAGCTGAAAAGGTTGAATCTTGAGGGTGTTAACACCGAGAAGCCAAGCAGCCATGTTTTCTTGTTGTTCATCTTTGCTATGATCTCCGACTGACATACCTCCTTTTCCCATTTTGCTACTCACCAGAAATTTAGAAGAGCAAGGTGATGAGGAAATAGGGGAGAGCTTGCAAGTTGTTGTATTTAAAGTAGAAAGGGAATCGGAAATAATCAGAGTAATAAAGAAAGAAGATAGAGGATATCCTGTAATTATCGGTTGAGACAGTAAGTTATTTGGGTGGATATTGTCTCTTTTTATGTcgatcttttattatttttagcatAAACACTGTTAGattctttttttattacatCCATTTGGCATCTACGTGGattttaaaactaaactaaGAAGCAATTTTCGGATTTCCGATATCTTTACCATTATCTTAATGGATTTGGTTTAAATTTTTTCCTAATCCTTTTAGACCACTGCAAATATACTAATACCTCTTTTTTTATTCTATTATTAATTTAACAAATTGTAAAATTTTATCTACGACCTTTCTAACATGAagcatatatataaaaaaaaagatgtaTAATCTTTTTGTCTAATAAAATGTATCGACATCTAAATAAAGATGGAAGATAAACAATTATAGAAACCGTGCTTAACCACTCCTATAAGAGGTGGTATTAGTAATGTATTCACACTTTTGTATCTTGTGTCTTTATTTCTTAGTTTAGATAAAAGTTTTGTTTGAATTTATTATTAGAATCTGAAATTGCTTTACATTCATGATTTAGGTCTAAAATTATTGAAAGTGGaaaacattaataataaaattttatcattttttatattagaGATATAGGTaaattctatggttactttgttggaaaacaaagtaaccatactTTGTTATAGTATCCAGTAATAATTGAATATGTGttgataaaaataatgttaattaaaattaataaaaaaagtaacctgctatagcagataatatttaattatggaaatttTAAAGGTTATTAATTacaaggtaaataatttattagtccttatattttaatctaatcattatatgttaataatatattatttagtccttaattttagttcaattcaacagtttagtcaCTTATAGAGGGACTAATCTgttcaataatttaaatatttaagtgtcaaaactgttgatcaaaataaaaaataagaactaaacaatatattattaaaatacgagaacCAAACAATATGTTAGGTATTTAACATAAGGactgataaattatttaccctataattAAGGAACCAGATGGATTTCTTTTTCTATGAACGGTCTAAGATATAAAGTACGCgtactttgttttgtaacaaAGTGAGGATAGCCTGCATCTACcgttttctaaattttttaaattcataaatttttcttattctaatttgcaaagcaaatcttacctTATTTTTATATTCAACTCCATAAAGCAtagaactaataaaaaaaatcttaatagattatttttttatatattttactttCATACTAtctcaattattatttttaaatcatgttcaaatatttaatgtaaaagtaaatataatattatggTTTTTATGTTGTTTGGTTTCGGCCCTGTCCACCCTTATCTTCATTTGTTAACTATTGATTGCACTCCAATAAATGACGTGTTATGTATTATTTTAACATTTATGAAATAAAACTGAATGAAAAATGAAGCTCTTTCTTACATTGACGGAAAAGATTAACACAACTAATACTTATATAGTAAAGTAAGGAAGAAAAACAGTTACAACAGCTAGGAAGAGAAAAAAGGTAAAATGGGAAAAAGCTACAACTGGAATAAAGGTTCTACAAGCTCCGAAAATCAGAACATGATCAGATTGTAGCTAAGCATCGACACATAGAGGACATATTGAAGAACAATTGTGCCAATGTATGAAACTGTCACAGATCGAACCTTACAACCTTCAATTGATTTGTATCATTTGAAAAAATTTAAATCACAAGTTATATATGGTCTATGGTACCTGTGTCCACTATCCAAGTATTAACAGTAGAGTATTTCAAGGTTGTTCATACAGTAATAGCAAGGTTGTAAAAGAcgctaggcgctagtcgggcggacatGACCCTTActgattaatcggggattagtcGAAGATTAATCAggattaatcagatttgtattttttgtatttatttatttattattaaataaagtattatataaatgcaattaatatatgaattatactatgtaaaaataataatataaaatatttaggatagaatacatattttaatattatttacattaatgtccttaaaaaaataacaaatagatcaataaaataacatttataacaaaatgtgtcaaaataaaataaaattaatattcttaaaaataaatctaatagtttaagttttttttttttgttatttaatattttttttaagttaaaaaaattgacataaaatttaaggaccaattttttcaaaaaggcCGCCTGGGAGCCGCTTGAGACCGTCTAGGATGCCAAAAATCGGTCAACCGATTTATGCTGCTCGATTACTGGAAATTGGGACGGTGTTCTAAAAATCCCTGCCTAGGCGGCCGCCTTGGCTGATTTTTAGAACACTAAGTAATATTAGAGTGATTGTGACTAGTGCTGACATTTGCACTACTATGCATACGAGCTTTGATGTTGTGATTTGAACTTGATAGCAACAAGTTCATTAGTTGATGATACTTCTCCTTGGTGAGAGTGAATTGTTGTCGATCTGAGGAACATGTGGCAAGCTgtttaatgttatttttataaTCATTGTCAACATTCACAAAATTTGCAAGATCAGCAACCCGGTTTCCCCTGTCACTAGATCTAGTGTTGTTTTTGTTTCTACTCAAATAGTTTGGTGGATAATCATGTGTTTTAAAGCACTTTCCACTGTATGCCTTGGTGTTTCCTAGTATGTGCAATAAGGCTTGGTTTTATTGTTATTGAATCTTCTCTGATTAGGCTTATGGTTATTTAAGGATTTGTTTTGGAAGTTAGCCATTCCAGTAAAAGATGTAGTTTTTGTGGTGTTTAATGGTTGATTCGATTGACTTAATTGCCTCTCATGTTGAGAAACTAAAGCAAAAACTCGATTTAAATATGGTAAGGGTTCCATTAACAAGATTTGAGAACAAATAGTGGTATATAAGTCATTTAATCACTCGAGGAAGGCAATTACACGATCCGCTTCAAATTGCTTATGAATTGTAACAATTACTCCACATCTACATGCTGGATTACAACTGCACTTGGTAATAGTCGCAGAATTATTAATTCATCATACACGATCTTCAGTTTTTTTGTAATACCCTATAATTCTAAGTTCACCTTGTTTGAAACCATGGATCTCCTTCTTTAACTCTAAAATTCTCAATCAATGCCCCTACGAGAAACAACCATGTAGATCTGTTCAGATATCACTAGCCTTGTTAATCCATATCACACTTTGAGTCATTTGTTGTGAAACAACATGAAGAAACTAGGGAACCACTATTGTAATACATCTTTGCCAATTTTAATACATAATATCATCTCTATCTGGTGTTGGAATAGTTCCGTCTACAAATCCAAACTTGTGTTTGGACATTAAAGTAACCTTCAATGATCTAGACCATCGATGATAGTTAGATCCAAAGAGAACCTGCGAAACAAGACAAAGAACTGGAGTTTCATTCGCAGCTTCTAATGGACTACCATAAGTTAGGTTAGtcgttgaagaagaagaaggaagagatAAGAAGCTCAATAGAAAATCAATTTTCTGTTCTGATATCTTAATAAAGtaaaggaagaaaaatgattacAATATCTAGGAAAGAGAAAGATGTATAGTCAACAGCGATTTGTATAAAGAGAATGGTAAGTTGGTGATGTAATGAATGAtgagataaatataataaaaataagtgaAATTACATGTATATGGTTTTAGCtacaactagatttaaattaaaatgatattattttgatttggataatgataaaaaaataaatacgtaTAACTTATTATGATCTCTCCACTTGGCGAGGCATTGTACAAGGTTCAAAAGTTTTAAAAATCGGAGCAAACAAGCTGATCAATAATGGGAAAACAACTTCTTCTTAGAATGATAAGTGGTGCGACTTAACTCCGCTCTCATCGACTCTGCACGGTCTAGTTCTAAATGACGTATGTGGTAAAGCTGTAGCTGAGTATTGGATTGACGGAATCGGCTGGAACTGGTCTCTCCTCTCGCCTCTCTTGCCGCAAGCTTCCCTTCTAAAACTAGCATCAGTTGTCATTTTCCCGGGACAGACCGAGAAGACTCGTGGTTCTGGGCCTCCTCTGCGTCTGGTATATATACTGTAAGTTTGGGTTACAATGCTCTACGCACTAGCCCCTCTCAGATCGATTCTGTTATCTCCCTACATGATCCTGAAAGCCCTTGAAGGATTATGTGGGACTTGGCTGTTCCGGAACAAATCCAGTCTTTTCTCTAGATGACGAGTCACGATAGTTTGCTTTGTAACTGGAACCAGAAATGTTGCCACCTTACTAATGTCAGCGATTTTACACTCTGCTTATCTGAGGAGACGACCATCCATGTGCTACGTGACTGTTCGGCGGTGAGGTATATTTGGCTTCACTACGTCCCGACCCAATGGCAACCCATCTTTTTCTCAACCTCACTATCACAATGGCTGCAAGGGAATATCAACTCTCATCTCCAGTTTCGTGGCTTCCTTGGCCACTATTTTGTGCTATATGTATTTGGTGGATTTGGAAGTGGCGCTGCGCCAGGGTCATTGAGGGTAAGGAAGAAACTTGGGACAAGCTCAACCTCCTTTTGTGCCGTGTGGCTGAAGTCCATCAGCTACAGCAATACACCGTGATCGGGGTCCCTCCTCGCAATCAGAGGCTTTCTGTCTCTTGGCAATCTCCTAATTTTGGATGGGTTAAGCTCAACTCTGATGGGGCTTCAAAAGGGAACCCTAGGGCGGCATCGGCAGGTGGCGTCCTGAGGGATGCGCATGGTAATTGGATTAGTGGATTTGTTCTTAATATTGGGATTTGTAATGCTCTTCTTACCGAGCTATGAGGGCTCTACTATGGTCTTGAGCTGGCTTGGACGAAGGGTTGTCGGAAGGTCGTCTTTGAACTCGACTGCCTCAATTGGGTTCATGCAACGGGATTCCTCCGTCTCCCATCCTTTTGCGTGGTTGATTAACTGGTGTCGTGTTCTAAGGGATCGAAATTAGGAAGTAGTCTTCGCACATATTTTTCATGAGGGTAATCGTGTAACTGATTAGATGACGAAATTCGTAGGGACTCTCCCATTAAGACATCACGATTGTAGTGTGCCTCCTGTAAGCCTCGTTGATATTTTGCACTAGGATCGAGTTGGCTACAACCACACTCGAGCCTCTTAGCATTGCGGCCTTGTTTctgcataaaaaaaaaaaagaactgaTTCTAAACAAAATTTTTCTGTTTGTCTTACAAACCCCTATTAGGTATGGCGGTTTGCAATGGGCAAGGGTGTGCCATGACTAGTGGGCTCCCGTTAGTTTTCAGCGAAATGAATTTGGGCCTTTCTATTGTTATTTTATGTGTCCTATACATAATAATGGTGTCAGTGCCACCGTTGGATAGAAACACGTAGCAGCAGCAGTATGATCCGACGGGCATGGAAATTCGCATGGTGAAAATGATTTCCGGAAGGTGACAATTTCTGGGGTTGGGTTAGATAAGATAaggaatttttgttttttagtttgttttgtaGTGGGGAGGGGTTTTATTTCAAGTCAAGTCATGGGAATTTATCAGTTTAAGTCGATTAACACGAATGTTATCTCTGGAAAT
The DNA window shown above is from Euphorbia lathyris chromosome 1, ddEupLath1.1, whole genome shotgun sequence and carries:
- the LOC136226112 gene encoding zinc finger CCCH domain-containing protein 63-like, with the translated sequence MDLDAQGGNSRVFQRLGGQSGNNYRQQQVCHHWRAGKCTRFSCPYLHRELPQPPSSGSNGNTSKRGFAKDSGFSGSSGTRRTGNFNNASTWGRGGNKVLRKTEKLCNFWVQGKCAYGDKCKFLHSWNMGDSFTSLTQLDGHQKAVTGIALPSGSDKLYSGSSDDTVRVWDCQSGQCMGVIQLGGDVGCMISEGPWIFVGVPYHVKAWNTQTNADLSLTGPVGQVYALVVGNDLLFAGTQDGSILAWKYNPATSNFEPAASLTGHTASVVSLVVGANRLYSGSMDKTIKVWNLETLQCVQTLTDHSSVVMSVLCWDQFLLSCSLDQTIKVWAATESGNLEVTYTHKEEHGLLTLCGLHDFEGKPILLCSCNDNSVRLFDLPSFQERGKIFAKQEIRAIQTGPAGLFFTGDGTGQVRVWKCVAEPTPTA
- the LOC136226120 gene encoding sorbitol dehydrogenase; this encodes MGKGGMSVGDHSKDEQQENMAAWLLGVNTLKIQPFQLPSLGPYDVRVRMKAVGICGSDVHYLKTLQCAHFVVKEPMVIGHECAGIVEEVGDAVKNLVPGDRVALEPGISCWRCSFCKDGQYNLCPDMKFFATPPIHGSLANQVVHPADLCFKLPDNVSLEEGAMCEPLSVGVHACRRANIGPETNVLVMGAGPIGLVTMLAARAFGAPRIIIVDVDDYRLSVAKDLGADGIVKVSTNIQDIADEVVLIQKAMGGSGVDVTFDCAGFNKTMSTALSATKSGGKVCLVGMGHNEMTVPLTPAAAREVDVVGVFRYKNTWPLCIEFLRSGKIDVKPLITHRFGFSQKEVEDAFETSARGGTAIKVMFNL